In Priestia filamentosa, the DNA window TTGTCTATTGATGAGATTAAAGAAGTTCTGCGTATGACTGAGGACGGAACAGATGAAATTATTTCAACTCGTTCTAAAACGTTCCAAAAGCTGAACGTTCAGCTCGATGCAATGCCATTAAAAGATTTATACAGTCTAATTAAAGACAACCCTGGTTTATTGCGTCGCCCAATTATTCTTGATGAAAAACGCCTGCAAGTTGGATATAACGAAGATGAGATTCGTCGTTTCTTACCAAGAAAAGTTCGTACATTTCAACTACGTGAAGCACAAAAATTGGTTAACGAATAAGAAACATATTTCTTTCTATAAAAAAAGTGGCTTAACAATAAGTTAAGCCACTTTTTTTCGATTTGTCTTTTTTTGATTGACAATAAATCCAATTGCAACGACAAATATAACAAGCAGTGTTGGAACAATGTAGAGAGTTGACGAGGAGTGAAAGAAAAAAGCAAGCTTTTCTTCGTGGGTGATCATTTTACCTGCTGTAAACGCAAGGATACCAGAACCAACGTATACAAGAAAAGAAAATTGCTCCATCAAGTAAAGAACTATTTTGCTTCCCCAGACAATAATTGGAACTGAAACAAGCAAGCCAATGACAACAAATGTTAAGTTTCCGTGTGCAGCTCCAGCGACAGCTAGTACGTTATCAAGACCCATTACAATGTCCGCAAAAACAATCGTTTTGATGGCCGCAAAAATGGACACACTAGCCTTAATATGTTGTTGTTCTTCTTCTTGGATCAGTAGCTTAATGGCAATGCTTATGAGCAAAATACCACCAGCGAACTGTAAATAAGGGATCGTAAGCAAATAGACAGCAACCATTGTCAGAAGAATGCGTACTATAATGGCAAGGCCTGTACCAAGTACAATCGCTTTATTACGCTGATTTTCTGGTAAGTTGCGGCAAGCAAGAGCAATAACAATGGCATTATCGCCTCCAAGTACAATGTCAATGCCGATAATCATTAAAATAATGGTGAGCGCTTCAAGTTCCAATTTGACATCCTCCCATCTTCATTACCTAAATATATTCAAAAAAGTCTCAAGCTTGTCTGTTATTTTTTAATTGAAGAAAAAAAGTGATATGAGAGTCTTCTCAAACATTTTATTTTCTTTCTGAGGTATTTTGTCATACAATGAAGATATAATTTACCGTAGTAATGAATATCTACAGTGAGAGCAGAAGTTTTTAGTACCGAAGTCTTCCACTTCTATTCAAAGTCCTTTTTGGGAAACTAATGTTAAGATTTAAAAAGGGAGAGAGGAAGAAACTTTACGAAAAACGTGTTCTAGTGTAGAATATGTCCAACGCAAAGCAAAGAGCTGATGTATAACGTTTTCTCGGAGCGATTAAGAATGAATGTAAGTGGGTAAAAGAAATACAAAAAAGGGGTCATACCGTCCCTTCAGAAACAGGTCAAATGCCTTGTAATGAAAACGAGAAGGGAGAGAGCTACGAATGGAAATAGAACGCATAAATGAAAATACAGTAAAATTTTACGTTTCCTATATTGATATAGAAGAAAGAGGCTTCGATCGAAATGAAATTTGGTTTAGTCGCGA includes these proteins:
- a CDS encoding TerC family protein, which translates into the protein MELEALTIILMIIGIDIVLGGDNAIVIALACRNLPENQRNKAIVLGTGLAIIVRILLTMVAVYLLTIPYLQFAGGILLISIAIKLLIQEEEQQHIKASVSIFAAIKTIVFADIVMGLDNVLAVAGAAHGNLTFVVIGLLVSVPIIVWGSKIVLYLMEQFSFLVYVGSGILAFTAGKMITHEEKLAFFFHSSSTLYIVPTLLVIFVVAIGFIVNQKKTNRKKVA
- the spxA gene encoding transcriptional regulator SpxA, which codes for MVTLYTSPSCTSCRKARAWLEENDIAYTERNIFSEPLSIDEIKEVLRMTEDGTDEIISTRSKTFQKLNVQLDAMPLKDLYSLIKDNPGLLRRPIILDEKRLQVGYNEDEIRRFLPRKVRTFQLREAQKLVNE